A stretch of Mytilus edulis chromosome 11, xbMytEdul2.2, whole genome shotgun sequence DNA encodes these proteins:
- the LOC139494970 gene encoding uncharacterized protein has product MAAPHSDTLGRSVCHPDRRYTQNNSSDRDSLERSLHVSTLMDERRRGRNARSADVPTINEHEEDSINYSDNQDVTPTQHIEPGESSSENGSDFLQITTRSNLQTTATIIVPSASSGVNLPTASSDIHPPPVSPVVNPPPVSPVVNPPPVSPVENPPPVSPVENPPPVSPVVNPPPVSPVVNPPIASDADSRRNKINSTAIIVVIATCLIGIYKYTR; this is encoded by the coding sequence ATGGCAGCGCCACATAGCGACACACTTGGTCGAAGTGTATGCCACCCAGATAGAAGATATACCCAAAATAATTCAAGTGACCGTGATTCTTTGGAAAGATCTTTGCATGTTTCTACCTTAATGGATGAAAGACGCAGAGGTCGCAATGCCAGAAGTGCAGACGTTCCAACGATCAACGAACATGAGGAGGATTCGATCAACTATTCAGATAACCAAGATGTTACGCCGACGCAACACATCGAACCTGGTGAATCCTCATCAGAAAATGGTTCAGATTTTCTTCAAATAACAACACGCTCTAACCTACAAACAACAGCGACCATCATTGTACCATCAGCCAGCTCTGGTGTAAATTTACCAACAGCGAGCTCTGACATACATCCACCGCCAGTAAGCCCTGTTGTAAATCCACCGCCAGTAAGCCCTGTTGTAAATCCACCGCCAGTAAGCCCTGTTGAAAATCCACCGCCAGTAAGCCCTGTTGAAAATCCACCGCCAGTAAGCCCTGTTGTAAATCCACCGCCAGTAAGCCCTGTTGTAAATCCACCAATAGCCAGCGATGCTGATTCTAGGAGAAACAAAATCAACAGCACTGCAATTATAGTAGTAATTGCTACATGTTTAATTGGAATTTATAAATACACCAGATAA